From the genome of Triticum aestivum cultivar Chinese Spring chromosome 3B, IWGSC CS RefSeq v2.1, whole genome shotgun sequence, one region includes:
- the LOC123064301 gene encoding uncharacterized protein: MSTSAISSENSPPAAEQVDGVGIVQHSSEFYLADSTYCGLEPRSKHRCPRHQLIPACRVAWGGASTGRRFLGCPLDLPDECEWAVWVDPPPPERVGLAFEELHEVIEHSWIRSHHLEKRSIDLAKKNRALNKELKKMKEIMCIGTMLFASIFICFLAISMAVCAQNAH; this comes from the exons ATGTCGACGTCGGCCATCTCGTCGGAGAACTCGCCGCCGGCAGCCGAACAG GTGGATGGGGTAGGCATTGTTCAGCACAGCTCCGAGTTCTACTTGGCAGACTCGACATACTGTGGCTTGGAGCCGCGCTCGAAGCATCGTTGCCCGAGGCACCAGCTAATCCCGGCTTGTCGTGTCGCCTGGGGAGGCGCAAGCACTGGACGTCGTTTTTTGGGTTGCCCTCTGGAT TTGCCAGATGAATGTGAATGGGCAGTTTGGGTTGACCCACCACCTCCAGAACGTGTTGGTCTTGCCTTTGAAGAACTGCACGAAGTGATCGAACATAGCTGGATCAGAAGTCACCACCTGGAGAAGAGATCAATTGATCTTGCGAAGAAGAATCGTGCATTGAACAAGGAGTTGAAGAAAATGAAAGAAATTATGTGCATAGGGACAATGTTGTTTGCTAGCATTTTCATTTGTTTTCTAGCAATCTCAATGGCTGTCTGTGCACAGAATGCACATTAG